In the genome of Tsukamurella paurometabola DSM 20162, the window AGATCGCGGCGGCTGCCGATCTCACTGCTGCCGATGTGGTCGCGCTCTCCGGCATTTCCCGCTCGACCATCTGGCGGCTGTGGTCCGATGCCGGGTGGCTCGGCAAGATCTCGGGCGCTAACGCGAACCTGCTTGCGGCAGTCGTGCCGGGAGTCCGGCCTTACGCCGCCCGTGCTGCCGATTCCGTTGCGGTGCAGCGCAGCGCCGAGGTGTGCGAACAAGCCGGGCTCGAGGTCGATTGGGTGCGGGTCGGCGAAATGGTCGACAACGGTGCCGCGGCACGCGACCTCGTACCGGCCATGACGGCCGCAGTCGCGATGGCGGGAGGGACTCGAGACGCGGCGCAGGCACTCGCGCGGTGCTGGGGGAAGTCTGCGGACGGTGTTTGTGACGCGATCTTCCGGCCTGCCGATGATGGAGGTGTGTTCGTCGATCCCACGGCAGTGCTCCAGGGAGCCGAGCGCATCGTGGACGGGCCGGCAAACGACGAGCCTCGTGCGGTGATCGGGCGCGGGATGGCGTTGCACAGGCTCACTCGCAACTGCGGATACGAACACGCTCCGACGGAGCAGCGGAACGGCTTTCCGCTCTCCTCGGCGTTCAAGCACCGCGGCGCGGTAACGGGCGGTTGCTGATCGGCGATGCGGACGTGCTGTCGCACTATCGTGCACTGCTCGTCCGGGAGCCGTCTTTGCAGTGGGCGGAGATCTGGTCGCTCGCCAGCTATTCCAAAGACCTGTCCCCGGCAGCCGCCGCGCCCGTGCGGCTGCCGCCCGGACGGCTGCGGGGGACGGCCGAGCAAGTACTCGCCGACCTCGACGCGACACATGCGGCGTATCAGGAGTACCTGCTGGCGTGTGCCGTACCGCTACTCATCCAGGCCGACCCGCGGTTCGGCAATCGGGAGTCGCAACTCGTGACGGCGGTGTCCGAGCGTGTCGATTCGATACCGGCGGCGCGTGCGGCGCTGGCTGCGATCCGGCGCTACGGGTACCGATCGAAGAGGTGATCGCGACACGACGCGACGTTCTGTCGTTCTTACTCGGCGGTGGGCTGATCGCCTTCGGTGCCGCGGACGCGATGGTTCCGCAGATCCGGCCGGAAGGCGTGGATCAGCTCGGAGTCGATGGTCGACGGTGCCGTCCACGTGCCGGACTTCAGGCAGGGGTCCGGGGTTCACCACATTTGCGGTGAGCTCGCTCGACGGGAAGAACTGCAGGAACCGACTGTCCAGCTGGGAGCGATCGACCAGCGTCTTCTCGATCACCACCGAGTTGTACTGCTCGTAGGTGGTCTCGACGGTCGTGCGATGCGCAGCCTGGCCCCGAATCCGCCGCCGGCCGAGTGCATGCGGTCGAACTGATCGACGCGGGTGAATCCGGTGGCGGAATCGGACCGCGGGATGGTGCGGACTTCGGTCGGTATGAAGTCGGCGATGGCCACCTCGAACTCCTGAGATCGCGTGGACGGATGGGTGCGGCTACCGCGGAATCGACATCTGCTTGCCGGCGGCCACAGTGATGCGCGAGAGCGACTGGGCGAGCGTGCGGATACCGGGTCGCCGCTGCGGTGTATTACCGGCCGCGATCCTATGCAGCTGGTTGTTGTGCCAGGCGAGTTCGAGGTATCCATCCGCGGGTCGGTATCCCACCCGCGGAGCACTCTTGGGGAGGGCAGGCGCCCGGCCGTTGAGTAGCTGCCGCGGATAGTCGGGCAGGAAGGTCAGGGGGCGACCCACTCCGATCACGTCGACTACGCCCCCGGCGAGGATCTCTTCCATGGCGACGGGATTGCGCAGGCCGCCGGTCAGCATGATCGGGACCGTCGATGCGGCGCGGATCCGCTGCGCGAACTCGAAGAAGTAGCCGCGTCCGTCGGCCCCCGTCTCCTGGCCGGCTGCGACCCCCGTCATGGCGGGCTGCTCGTAGCCGCCGCCGCTGATCTCCAGCAGATCGATCCCGGCCTCCCCCAGCGCGAGTGCCACGGTGAGCGCCTGATCGGAGTCGAATCCGCCGCGCAGGAAGTCGGTCGAGTTCAGCTTCACCGAGACGGGGATGCCGGTGCCGACGGCGGCGCGCACCGCGGCGACGGTCTCCAGGAGTGCCCGCATGCGTCGGGTCTCGTCTCCGCCCCACTCGTCGTTGCGCTGGTTCGATAGCGGCGAAAGGAACTGGGAGAGCAGATAGCCGTGGGCGGCGTGCACCTGCACGCCGTCGAAGCCGCCCGCGACGGCCAGTTCGGCGGTCCGGGCGTACTTGGCGATCATGCGGCCGATCTCGCTCGAGGAGAGCTCGCGGGGCTTGCGGATGTTGTATCCGGGCACCGTACTGCGTCGCGCCGACGGTGCGATGGGCCGCCGGTTGAAAGGCGAGACCGCGACCTTCCCGGGGTGGTTGATCTGGGCCCAGATCTTGGCCTCGGTGCCGTTGGTGGCCCCCGTCCAGGCACGGATCTGGTCCAGGCCGCGGGCGTCGTCGAGGATCACGTTGCCGGGCTCGGTGAGCGCATCCCGGTCGATCATGATGTTCCCCGAGAGCAGCAGGCCGGCGCCGCCGCTGGCCCAGACCGCGTACAGGCGGCGGAGTTCGTCGCTCGCGGTGCCATCGCGCTTGGCCAGCTGTTCGCTCATGGCGGCCTTGGCGATGCGATTGGAGAGGGCCTGCCCGCAGGGCAGCACCAGGGATTCGGACAGGAGGGATTCGGTCATGATGCTCACAGCACTCTCGGTCGCAGGCGGGTCAGGGAGAACAGGGGAGTCAAGGGGCGCAGCGGAACCGGTGGGATGCCGGCCGACAGATTCACCCGGTGCAGGCGGGCCTCGACGACGGGGCCCAACCCCATCCGGTCGATGGGATCGCGGTCGGTGCCGCCGATCCGGAAGTCGTCGAGCTGGACCTCCCGGGCCTCGATCGGGTGCTCGCCAGGGGTGAATCCGACGATCCGGGGAAGCGCGGCACCGAGGGTTCCGGTGACGTTGCGGTGCGGGCGCCCCAGGATCGGGGGAGCGGTCTCGATCACCGCGCCGAGTCGGCCGCTCATGGTGATCAGGTCGGTGCCGCGGCGCGACGCCGTAGCGGAGATGAAGGGATCGTCGAGGTTCCACTCGATCTCGCCGAGCTTCTTCGGATAGCCCAACAGCTCGCGACCCAGAATCAGGGCCACATCGTCGTCGAGGATCATCCACGGGCAGTGGATACCGGTGCGCCCGCCGATCGTCTTGATATGTACGAAGATTCCGGCCTCGTGTTAGACCGAACCGTAGGTGCAATCGGGGAACCAGGCGGTGAAGACATCGGCACGGCCCGGCGTGACCGCCCGCACGCCCGACGGGAGCCAGGACTGCATCGTCGGCACGTCGACCTCGACCGTCGCCGTGAAGTAGTGGGCGTCGCGATACAGCATGCCGCGCGGGGGAGCCAGCTTGAGCGCCTGCCGCAGACTGCCGCGCAGGCCGTACTCGGATCCGCGGCGGTTCATCGGAAGTCTCCGTACGCCTTGCGGAGGATCGGGTTGAGAATGGTGCGCGGTGTGTACTTGCCACCGAAGTCCTGCAGCTTCGCGGTCGCGCCCGGAACCACCCGGCGGCGTCCCGCGGTGGCGCCGCGCACGGCGGCCTCTGCCGCGGCTGCGGCGCTGACCCAGGCGAATCCGGGCAGGTGCTGTTCGATGGCGCCGAGATTCGAGACCTCCGCGAACTCGGTGCGCACCGGGCCGGGGGCGAGCAGCGTGCAGGTGACGCCGCTCCCCGCGAGCTCGCCGTGCAGCGACTCGGAGAGGGTGTTCGCGAACGCCTTGCTGGCCGCATACGTGGCGTTGTTCGGGCTGGGCTGATTGCCGGCGGTCGAGCCGGTGATCAGGACCACGCCCGAGCCGCGCGCGACCAGGGCGGGCAGTAGGCCGACGAGGATGTCGTGCACCGCGACCACGTTCACTTCGACTTGCTCACGCTCCCGGTCGGCGTCCAACTCGAGGATACTGCCGTAGGTGGCGAAGCCGGCGTTGAGGCAGAGCCCGCTGATGTCGACCTTGCCCAGGCGGCGGATCAGCTCGGTGCGCTGTGCCGCGTCCGCCAGGTCGCAGGGCTCGACGTCGGCCTGCACCACGTAGCGGGCGGCTAGACGCTCGGCGAGAGTGCGCAGTCGGTCCTCGCGCCGGGCGACGAGGATCAGCGAATGTCCGCGGCGGGCGAAGGATTCGGCGAGTGCCTCGCCGATTCCGCTCGAGGCGCCGGTGACGACGATCCGGGAATCCGGTGTGGGGTTGGGAAGGCTCATGACGGGATGCTCTCCTTGGGGGTGGAATCGACCGGAGCGGTGGCCGGGGGTGCGGAGGTGCGAAGGCCGGGGGTCCGCGGGCGGAGCACTGATGCGGCTACCAGCAGCCGAAGCGCCTGGCGTAGTAGTCGGATGCGGCCGAGGATCTCCGCGGAGCCGGCGAGCATCGATGAGTGCGCCGGAATCCAGCGGGCGACGACATCGGAGAGCGGCTCGGCGAAGTGCGCCTGCGCCGGGATCGCCTCGGCGAGAAACGCCGAGCCGTGCGAGATGATCCGGCCCGCCCCGGAACGCGGGGCGACAAGTCCCATGAGGTAGATGTTGGCGAACCGGGGCGCGAGCACGTGCTCGATCAGGAGGGGGTCGCCGTTCTCCCAGACGAACATCGACTCGTCGAGCATGGGGAACCGGGTGTGGAATCCGGTGGCCCACACCACGGTGTCGTAGTCCGCTGAGGTGCCGTCGGTGAAATGCACGGTGGCACCGTCGAACCGCTCGATTTCGGGTCGCGGCCTGACCTTGCCGTGCTGGAGCGCGTACATCAGTGAGGTGTTGACGGTGACGTCGCGGGTGAACAGCTTGTGGTCGGGCCGTTTGAGGCCGTACCGCTTGTAGTCGCCGTAGCTCAGGCGCAGCATGACCTTGAATCCCGCCCGCTGCAGGGGCATCGGCCACCACACGCGGTCGAGTTCGGAGACCGGGATGCCGAACATGGCCTTGGGGATGAACCAGTAACCGCGGCGCATGGAGATATCGGCCGAGCCGAAGGTCGCCGAGGCCTCCACGGCGATGTCACTGGCCGAGTTGCCCGCGCCCACCACGAGCACTCGGCCGCCCTCGGCGAAGTCGGCGGGCTGCTTGTAGTCCTTCGAGTGCAGCTGTGTGCCGGTGAACTCGCCGGGGTACTGCGGCAGGTTGCGCTCCCAGTAGTGGCCGTTGGCCACCACCACGGCGCGGTAGCGCCGCTCCTCGCCGGAGGCGAGGCGGACGAACCAGCCCGCCATGCCGTTCGCGTCGACCGGCCGGACATCGACGACCTCGGTGTCGAATTCGATGTGCTCTGTGAGTCCGTAGTGGTCGACGTAGGACTGCAGGTAGGCCAGCATCTGGGCCCGGCTGGGGAAGGTCGGGTAGTCGGCGGGCATGGGGAACTCGACGTACTGGGTCGACGACTTCGAGCTGATCAGGTGCGTCGAGTCGTAGACGCCGTGCGACCAGTTCCCGCCGATCCGGTCAGTGGCCTCGATCTGGTCGTAGGGCACCCCGGCCCGCTTCAGGGCACCCGCGACACCGTTGCCGACGTAGCCGGCTCCGATCACGCAGACGCGATCACGTCGATTGTCCACTGCAACAAGCTCCTCATCCGATGAACCGAACGGCGTTCGGTCGGATCCGGCGGATCCGGGAGTGGAGTCGCGATGTGAGCTAGGCTCCAAAGTTACATCCACTGTAGCTACACAAACTGTAGCTTCGTTCGGTGTAGCTACGCAAGACGTAGGATTGCTGCGGACTCGACGGTCGACGGATGGAGGGCCGGTGTGATGACGGACGCCGTGAAATCAGAGGCCAGGCGCCCGTACGCGCCCCGGATGACGCCCGCGGACCGCCGGGAACAGCTCCTCGATGCGGTACTGCGGGTGGTGGTCGAACGCGGTGTGCACAAGGTCTCGATCGAGTCGGTGGCCGAGGCGGCCGGTGTAACTCGGCCGGTGGTGTACAAACACTTCGACGATTCTGCGGCGTTGTTGCGGGCGTCGTTGGCGCGTGAGGAGGGGCGGGCACTCGCGCAGTGCTATGCAGCGGGAGCGCGGGCGAAGGAACAGGTGGTTGAGCCGGATTTCGTCGTGGCGCTGTACGCAAATCTGTTGGAGATGTTCGAGGCCTCGCCTGATCTGTGGAGTGCGATTCTGCAGTTGGTCGATAGCGCCACGCCGGAGTTTCGCAGGACTGTGGAGCGTGGGCGTGACCAGGCCGCTGCAATGGTCGCCGATGTGGTGACGGCGAACACCGACACCGGTGTGGGCGGTGGCGATCCCGAGTTGTACGCCCGGATGATCGTCGCGCTGGTGATCGAGTCGGGCAGGCTGTTGCTGGCCCGGCCGGACGTGTTCCCCCGCGAACGCCTCGTTCTGGGTGCACGCGAGATGCTCGCCCGGCTCCGGTAGCGACCTAGGGCAGCCAAGCGTATCGACACGACACGGCCCCCGCCCTGACGAAGGACGGGGGCCGCGTTCTGTCGTTCTTACTCGGCGGTGGGCTGGTCGCCTTCGGTGCCGCGGACCCGGTCCTTCGCGTCCTGGACGCGGCCGGTGACCGCATCGACCTTCTGCGAAACCGCGCCGGTCACATCGTCGACTCCCTGTCCGACCTGCTTGGCCGTGCTGCGCAGGCGGAACGCGCCGATGATCTCGACGATGCCGATGGCGATTGCGAAGATGCCGGTGACCACCATGAGGATGATCATGCTGTCCCACGGGCTGGCGATCAGAACGAATCCGCCGATCAGGGTCAGGATGCCGGCGATGACGGTCCAGGTGCGGTTGGGCAGGTGCTTGCCCGCGATCCCGGCGGTGATCTGCCAGACCCCGCCGAAGATCCAGCCGATGCCGATGAAGATGCCGAGTACGGCGACCGAGTTGGCGATGTCGTCGCGGAAGCAGAACGCGCCGAGCACGAGCGACAACGCGCCGCTGATCACGGACAGCCAGCGGTTCTCGGTGTCGCCGATGATGCCGGCGACCACCTGGACGATGCCGCCGACGATCAAGAAGATGCCGAACATGATCCCGGCGACCAGAGTGGTCGGGCCGGGCCACACCAGGACGACCACGCCGAACAAGATCGACAGTGCGCCGAGGGCGAGAAGCGACCACCAGGCTTGTTTGGTCTTGGTTTCAATATCTTCGCGAAGCAACGATTTGGTAGTCATAACCGGATCCTATGCGATCCCAACAATCGCGACAAACCGCATCGCCCACGGTGGCGGCCGGACTTCGCTACGGTGCGGACTTACGGTGCGGACTTGGCGGGGAAGTCCAGCACCACGTCGAACTCCAGCAGATCGGCTCCGGTGGAGACCGGTTTGCGCTCTTCGCCGCCGTTCGGGTCGTGCCGGCCGGCATGCGCCTCGCGCGCGGGGCCCTCGCGCCATGCGGTGAAGGCGTCCTCGGACTCCCAGTGCGTCACGACGAAGTAGCGATCGTCGCCCTTGACCGGGCGCAACAGCTGGAAGCCGAGGAATCCCGGCGAGTTCTCGACCGCGTGCGCGCGGGCCGCGAATCGCTTCTCGAGCTCGGGTCCCGCGGCCTCGGGCACGTGGATGGCGTTGATCTTCACTACCGACATGCCTCCAACATAGCCCGGTAAGTTGGTGTTCGTGGATGAGTGTGTGGGCCTGCGGGATTGGGGCGGTCATGGAGACGGTCGGCCGATCGTGCTCCTGCATGGCCTGATGGGCCGGGGGCGTACCTGGCGCAGGCAGATCCCGTGGCTGCGCCGGTACGGCCGGGTGTTCACCTTCGATGCGGAGTTCCACCGCGGCACGGGACTCCCGGTGCCCGGCGGTGACGTCTCCACCGAGCGCTTCGTCGCCGATGTGGCGGAGATCCTTACGGTGCTGGACCAGGGCCCGGCTGTTCTGGTCGGCCACTCGATGGGCGGGTTGCACGCCTGGTGCACCGCCGCCGAGTATCCCGAACTCGTCGATGCGCTGGTCGTCGAGGACATGTCGCCCGAGTTCACCGGGCAGTCCACGGACACCTGGGCCCCGTGGTTCGCCAGCTGGCCGGATCGCTTCGCGACGCAGGGGCAGTGCGAGGAGCTCTTCGGCGCGGTCGCAGGGCGCTACTTCTACGAGGCCTTCGATGACGGAGTGCTGCACGGCGACCTCGAGACCTTCCGCGCCATCGCCGATCACTGGGGGCTGCGCGATCACTGGGACCAATGGCGCGCGGTAGCGGTGCCGACCCTGTTGATCGAGGCGGAGTTCTCCGTCGTTCCCTCCGGAGTGGGGGACCGGATGGTGCGCGACTACGCCGGGCCCGACCTGCGGTACGTGCGGTTCGACGGTGCCGGTCACCTCGCCCACGACGATGCCCCGGACCGCTACCGCGGCGCCGTCGAGGCCTTCCTCTCCGGCCTGGACTAGCGGTGCCCGAAGGCGACACCCTGCACAACCTGGCCGCGCGCCTGCGGCCGGTGCTCGCGGGGCGCGTGCTCACGGGCTGCGACCTGCGGGTGCCTCGGTACGCCACCGTCGATCTGACCGGCCGCACCGTCGACGATGTCAGCGCCCGCGGCAAGCACCTGCTGATCGCCGCCGGCGATCTGACGCTGCACAGTCATCTGAAGATGGAGGGGCAGTGGCATGTGTACCGGCCCGGGGAGCGGTGGCGCAGGCCCGGGCACACCGCCCGTGCGGTGCTCGCCGTGGACGGCGCGCAGGTGGTCGGTTTCTCGCTCGGCTTTCTGGAGGTCCTCCGCACCGCGGCGGTCGACGATGCTCTCGCGCACCTCGGGCCCGATCCGCTTGGACCGCAATGGGATCCGGAGCGTGCCGCGGAGAACCTCGCGGCCACACCGGCGCGCCCCGTCGGCCTTGCGCTGCTGGACCAGCGGAACCTGGCCGGGATCGGCAACGTGTACCGCAACGAACTGTGCTTCGTGCGTGGAGTGCATCCCGCGATGGAGGTCGCGGCGTGCGGTGACCTCCGGGGCTGGGTCGACGATGCCGCGCGTCTGCTGCGAGCGAATGCCGGACGGTCGGTGCGGGTGACCACGGGCGTCGACCGGAACGGTCTGCGGGCCTTCGTCTACGACCGCGCCCGGCGCCCCTGCCTGCGGTGCGGGACCGCCATCAGCGCAGGTTCGCTGGGTGCGGACGGGGAGGCCGAGCGGACCATCTGGTGGTGTCCACGCTGCCAGGACGCCAACTAACTAACCGTTTGGTTGACAAGGGTGCCTGGCCGGCCTATTCTTCCAACTAACCAGTTAGTTGCATCAAGGGAGAATGAGATGTACCAGGTCAGCGACCAGTCGGGGAAGACTTTCGTGATCACCGGATCGAACAGCGGAACCGGAAAGGAGGCCGCGAAGCGACTCGCCGCAGCGGGTGCGAAGGTCGTCATGGCGGTCCGCACCCCGGCGAAGGGTGAGGCCGCACGCGCGGAGATCCGCGCAGCGGTGCCCGGAGCCGACATCGAGGTGCGGCGCCTCGATCTCGCGGACCTGACGTCCGTCCAGGCGTTCGCGGACGGCATCCTCGCGGACCGCGTCGCGATCGATGTGCTCGTCAATAACGCGGGTGTGATGACGCCGCCGGAGCGGTTCGAGACGGCAGACGGATTCGAGTTGCAATTCGGCTCGAACTTTCTGGGCCCGTTCGCCCTGACCAACCTGCTGCTGCCGGTACTCCTCGAGTCGGCGGCGCCGCGAGTGACCACGATGAGTTCGGGGGTGGCCAACTTCGGCCGCATCGACTTCGCGGATCCGCAGTCCGTGCGGCGCTATTCGCCCGCCCGGGCATACGCGCAGTCCAAGCTGGCCGACCTCTTGTTCGCGAACCACCTCGCCGCCGTGAGTGATCGACGGCGCTGGGGCCTGCTCAGTGACGCCGCGCACCCCGGCTATACCCAGACCAATCTGCAGACCGCGGGCGCCAGCCTCGGCAAGGATCGCGAGCGCGAGTCCATCATCACGCGATTCGGCAGCCGGATCCTGCCGTCGCAGCAGCCCGAACAGGGCGCCGAGCCGCT includes:
- a CDS encoding NADH oxidase, with translation MTESLLSESLVLPCGQALSNRIAKAAMSEQLAKRDGTASDELRRLYAVWASGGAGLLLSGNIMIDRDALTEPGNVILDDARGLDQIRAWTGATNGTEAKIWAQINHPGKVAVSPFNRRPIAPSARRSTVPGYNIRKPRELSSSEIGRMIAKYARTAELAVAGGFDGVQVHAAHGYLLSQFLSPLSNQRNDEWGGDETRRMRALLETVAAVRAAVGTGIPVSVKLNSTDFLRGGFDSDQALTVALALGEAGIDLLEISGGGYEQPAMTGVAAGQETGADGRGYFFEFAQRIRAASTVPIMLTGGLRNPVAMEEILAGGVVDVIGVGRPLTFLPDYPRQLLNGRAPALPKSAPRVGYRPADGYLELAWHNNQLHRIAAGNTPQRRPGIRTLAQSLSRITVAAGKQMSIPR
- a CDS encoding acetoacetate decarboxylase family protein, with the protein product MFVHIKTIGGRTGIHCPWMILDDDVALILGRELLGYPKKLGEIEWNLDDPFISATASRRGTDLITMSGRLGAVIETAPPILGRPHRNVTGTLGAALPRIVGFTPGEHPIEAREVQLDDFRIGGTDRDPIDRMGLGPVVEARLHRVNLSAGIPPVPLRPLTPLFSLTRLRPRVL
- a CDS encoding SDR family NAD(P)-dependent oxidoreductase; translated protein: MSLPNPTPDSRIVVTGASSGIGEALAESFARRGHSLILVARREDRLRTLAERLAARYVVQADVEPCDLADAAQRTELIRRLGKVDISGLCLNAGFATYGSILELDADREREQVEVNVVAVHDILVGLLPALVARGSGVVLITGSTAGNQPSPNNATYAASKAFANTLSESLHGELAGSGVTCTLLAPGPVRTEFAEVSNLGAIEQHLPGFAWVSAAAAAEAAVRGATAGRRRVVPGATAKLQDFGGKYTPRTILNPILRKAYGDFR
- a CDS encoding flavin-containing monooxygenase, which codes for MDNRRDRVCVIGAGYVGNGVAGALKRAGVPYDQIEATDRIGGNWSHGVYDSTHLISSKSSTQYVEFPMPADYPTFPSRAQMLAYLQSYVDHYGLTEHIEFDTEVVDVRPVDANGMAGWFVRLASGEERRYRAVVVANGHYWERNLPQYPGEFTGTQLHSKDYKQPADFAEGGRVLVVGAGNSASDIAVEASATFGSADISMRRGYWFIPKAMFGIPVSELDRVWWPMPLQRAGFKVMLRLSYGDYKRYGLKRPDHKLFTRDVTVNTSLMYALQHGKVRPRPEIERFDGATVHFTDGTSADYDTVVWATGFHTRFPMLDESMFVWENGDPLLIEHVLAPRFANIYLMGLVAPRSGAGRIISHGSAFLAEAIPAQAHFAEPLSDVVARWIPAHSSMLAGSAEILGRIRLLRQALRLLVAASVLRPRTPGLRTSAPPATAPVDSTPKESIPS
- a CDS encoding TetR/AcrR family transcriptional regulator, with the translated sequence MTPADRREQLLDAVLRVVVERGVHKVSIESVAEAAGVTRPVVYKHFDDSAALLRASLAREEGRALAQCYAAGARAKEQVVEPDFVVALYANLLEMFEASPDLWSAILQLVDSATPEFRRTVERGRDQAAAMVADVVTANTDTGVGGGDPELYARMIVALVIESGRLLLARPDVFPRERLVLGAREMLARLR
- a CDS encoding HdeD family acid-resistance protein, giving the protein MTTKSLLREDIETKTKQAWWSLLALGALSILFGVVVLVWPGPTTLVAGIMFGIFLIVGGIVQVVAGIIGDTENRWLSVISGALSLVLGAFCFRDDIANSVAVLGIFIGIGWIFGGVWQITAGIAGKHLPNRTWTVIAGILTLIGGFVLIASPWDSMIILMVVTGIFAIAIGIVEIIGAFRLRSTAKQVGQGVDDVTGAVSQKVDAVTGRVQDAKDRVRGTEGDQPTAE
- a CDS encoding antibiotic biosynthesis monooxygenase family protein translates to MSVVKINAIHVPEAAGPELEKRFAARAHAVENSPGFLGFQLLRPVKGDDRYFVVTHWESEDAFTAWREGPAREAHAGRHDPNGGEERKPVSTGADLLEFDVVLDFPAKSAP
- a CDS encoding alpha/beta fold hydrolase is translated as MFVDECVGLRDWGGHGDGRPIVLLHGLMGRGRTWRRQIPWLRRYGRVFTFDAEFHRGTGLPVPGGDVSTERFVADVAEILTVLDQGPAVLVGHSMGGLHAWCTAAEYPELVDALVVEDMSPEFTGQSTDTWAPWFASWPDRFATQGQCEELFGAVAGRYFYEAFDDGVLHGDLETFRAIADHWGLRDHWDQWRAVAVPTLLIEAEFSVVPSGVGDRMVRDYAGPDLRYVRFDGAGHLAHDDAPDRYRGAVEAFLSGLD
- a CDS encoding Fpg/Nei family DNA glycosylase; amino-acid sequence: MPEGDTLHNLAARLRPVLAGRVLTGCDLRVPRYATVDLTGRTVDDVSARGKHLLIAAGDLTLHSHLKMEGQWHVYRPGERWRRPGHTARAVLAVDGAQVVGFSLGFLEVLRTAAVDDALAHLGPDPLGPQWDPERAAENLAATPARPVGLALLDQRNLAGIGNVYRNELCFVRGVHPAMEVAACGDLRGWVDDAARLLRANAGRSVRVTTGVDRNGLRAFVYDRARRPCLRCGTAISAGSLGADGEAERTIWWCPRCQDAN
- a CDS encoding SDR family oxidoreductase, with translation MYQVSDQSGKTFVITGSNSGTGKEAAKRLAAAGAKVVMAVRTPAKGEAARAEIRAAVPGADIEVRRLDLADLTSVQAFADGILADRVAIDVLVNNAGVMTPPERFETADGFELQFGSNFLGPFALTNLLLPVLLESAAPRVTTMSSGVANFGRIDFADPQSVRRYSPARAYAQSKLADLLFANHLAAVSDRRRWGLLSDAAHPGYTQTNLQTAGASLGKDRERESIITRFGSRILPSQQPEQGAEPLLFAASDPQARNGEYYGPQRRFGLVGPTGVTKKNSRMRDAEVAAKLWKYAAEVTGTDLPSDAARA